One part of the Phoenix dactylifera cultivar Barhee BC4 chromosome 4, palm_55x_up_171113_PBpolish2nd_filt_p, whole genome shotgun sequence genome encodes these proteins:
- the LOC103722069 gene encoding protein RADIALIS-like 4: MASSSLSLPRTSDSSWTLRENKRFEEALAKYDKDTPDRWHKVAQAVGSKSVQEVKRHYELLIRDINYIETSY, from the coding sequence ATGGCCTCCAGTTCTCTGAGCCTCCCTCGCACCTCAGACTCCTCCTGGACCCTGAGGGAGAACAAGAGGTTTGAGGAGGCCCTGGCGAAGTATGACAAGGACACCCCTGACCGCTGGCACAAGGTGGCCCAGGCCGTCGGTAGTAAGTCGGTCCAAGAGGTGAAGCGCCACTATGAACTGCTCATCAGGGACATCAATTACATCGAAACCAGCTACTGA
- the LOC103722076 gene encoding protein RADIALIS-like 3 encodes MASSPQRSSGGSNTSWTLKENKLFELALAKYDKETPDRWHKVAQAVGGKTPEEVKRHYELLVEDIKYIEAGHVPFPNYRSSSSRGGGSAEVLKAALKQKLERNKFA; translated from the exons ATGGCCTCCAGTCCACAGAGATCCTCAGGCGGCTCGAACACCTCCTGGACCCTGAAGGAGAACAAGCTCTTCGAGCTGGCCCTGGCAAAGTATGACAAGGAGACCCCCGACCGTTGGCACAAAGTGGCCCAGGCTGTCGGAGGGAAGACACCCGAAGAGGTGAAGCGCCACTATGAACTTCTTGTCGAGGACATCAAGTACATTGAAGCAGGCCACGTGCCGTTCCCCAATTACAGGTCTTCCAGCAGCAGGGGAGGCGGCAGC GCTGAAGTACTTAAAGCTGCACTGAAGCAAAAGCTAGAAAGAAATAAGTTTGCTTGA